Proteins encoded in a region of the Solanum dulcamara chromosome 9, daSolDulc1.2, whole genome shotgun sequence genome:
- the LOC129902947 gene encoding blue copper protein-like has product MGKFLAGIFLFMCCVAPSLAKVHTVGDSAGWGLSVDYGTWASGTTFNVGDSLVFNYPSGHTVDEVSSSDYSSCTAGNSISSDSSGATTIPLKTPGTHYFICGVMGHCSGGMKLAVTVAAAAGGGGGGSTTPSPDTTTPSTGTTTPKPDTTTTSTRHPSASVTLSPFIPLLISGAVAIFSYFLI; this is encoded by the exons atgggAAAATTTTTGGCTGGGATTTTTTTGTTCATGTGTTGTGTTGCTCCAAGTTTGGCCAAGGTTCATACTGTTGGAGACTCAGCTGGGTGGGGACTTAGTGTGGATTATGGCACTTGGGCAAGTGGAACAACTTTTAATGTTGGTGATTCACTTG TTTTCAACTATCCTAGTGGTCACACTGTGGATGAAGTAAGTTCCAGTGACTACTCTTCATGCACTGCCGGTAATTCCATCTCGTCCGACAGTAGCGGCGCCACCACTATCCCTCTCAAGACCCCCGGCACTCATTACTTCATTTGCGGCGTAATGGGCCACTGCAGCGGCGGCATGAAGCTAGCCGTCACCGTGGCAGCAGCAGCCGGCGGCGGTGGTGGTGGTTCCACCACACCATCACCCGACACCACCACACCGTCAACCGGAACCACCACCCCTAAACCTGACACCACCACTACTAGCACTAGACATCCATCGGCATCAGTAACTTTGTCACCATTTATCCCTTTGTTAATTTCTGGGGCTGTTGCTATatttagttatttccttatttaa
- the LOC129902678 gene encoding 28 kDa ribonucleoprotein, chloroplastic, translating into MSLIQLPTRAALNCPHLHKSSMALLRLLCCPSLFPSSSSTLFPLHHHSTTLPILLSPSSISLHTHSFSPLNAIKPQRPYLYISNCSSSAQIPETQQDLEEQLQDESSKRRVLAQNAPWTYTPNDLRPLFEKYGTVEDIEVAMYNKTRSRGLVFVTMGSHEEAKAVLENLEAYELEGRPLRLAWAKPKTKKPSSPPPSKPLPIHNLFVANLHFEARSNDLLEFFKANGANVVSAEVIFNDNPRRSAGYGFVSLNTKEEADAALSSFDGKEFMGRAIRVAQSKRFLREETKKAIQSQELPSELISVAE; encoded by the exons ATGAGTCTTATCCAGTTGCCAACTAGAGCTGCCTTGAATTGCCCCCATTTACACAAGTCTTCAATGGCGTTACTTCGCCTACTGTGTTGTCCATCCCTATTTCCTTCATCATCATCCACTTTGTTTCCCCTTCACCATCATTCTACAACTCTCCCCATTTTACTATCCCCTTCTTCCATTTCTTTGCATACTCATTCTTTCTCCCCATTAAACGCTATCAAACCTcaaagaccttacctttacaTCTCCAATTGCTCTTCGTCCGCCCAAATTCCGGAAACTCAACAAGACCTAGAAGAACAATTACAAGATGAAAGTTCGAAAAGAAGAGTTCTTGCTCAGAATGCTCCTTGGACTTATACACCAAATGACCTCCGCCCTCTATTTGAGAAATATGGTACTGTTGAAGACATTGAG GTTGCAATGTATAACAAGACAAGAAGCAGGGGTTTAGTCTTTGTCACAATGGGTTCACATGAGGAAGCTAAGGCAGTTCTTGAAAATCTTGAAGCGTAT GAACTTGAGGGTAGACCTTTGAGACTTGCATGGGCTAAGCCAAAGACTAAGAAACCTTCTTCTCCACCTCCATCCAAGCCGCTGCCTATACACAATCTCTTTGTGGCTAATTTGCATTTCGAAGCAAGGTCTAACGACCTGCTGGAATTCTTTAAGGCTAATGGGGCAAATGTTGTTTCTGCTGAAGTCATATTCAATGATAATCCCAGACGATCTGCAGGATATGGATTTGTTTCACTTAACACCAAGGAGGAAGCTGATGCAGCATTATCCTCATTTGATGGAAAG GAATTTATGGGGAGAGCTATAAGGGTAGCACAGAGTAAAAGATTTCTGAGAGAAGAGACAAAAAAGGCTATCCAGTCCCAAGAACTACCATCTGAATTGATCTCTGTGGCAGAATGA